A single genomic interval of Chitinophaga sp. 180180018-3 harbors:
- a CDS encoding acetyl-CoA carboxylase biotin carboxyl carrier protein subunit: protein MIKATVNGKSVFAVNNDKKLTCNDQEVNWSAVQLPTGDYSIIMNGHSYQAQVLRIDRDTKTVTLQIGLQHFEVALEEPIDQLLASMGIKDAMARKVNDIKAPMPGLVLKVLVSPGQAIRKGDPVLILEAMKMENVFKAASDAVVKEIRIAERTAVEKGEVLVVLE from the coding sequence ATGATCAAAGCAACAGTAAACGGTAAATCTGTATTTGCCGTTAATAATGATAAAAAACTAACCTGCAACGATCAGGAAGTAAACTGGTCGGCAGTACAGTTACCGACAGGAGATTACAGTATTATCATGAATGGTCATAGCTACCAGGCCCAGGTTTTACGGATCGACAGAGACACTAAAACAGTAACCTTGCAAATCGGGCTGCAGCACTTTGAAGTGGCGTTGGAAGAGCCTATTGATCAGCTATTGGCCTCTATGGGTATTAAAGATGCCATGGCCCGGAAAGTGAACGACATAAAAGCGCCTATGCCAGGACTGGTACTGAAAGTATTGGTAAGTCCGGGGCAGGCCATCCGCAAAGGTGATCCGGTGTTGATACTGGAAGCCATGAAAATGGAAAATGTGTTCAAGGCGGCATCGGATGCCGTAGTGAAGGAAATCAGGATTGCCGAACGCACCGCCGTAGAAAAAGGTGAAGTGCTGGTAGTGCTGGAATAA